In a genomic window of Methylobacter sp. YRD-M1:
- a CDS encoding sodium:solute symporter family protein: MPTVLYGIIAYILLQLLIGVYFSRRIVSESDYLLAGRSLGPGMASLSVFATWFGAETCIGAAGSVYESGLSGATIDPFGYTVCLVLMGTVFAVHLWRRNLTTLADLFEQRYSARIQSLAVWLIAPTSVMWAAAQIRAFGQVLSSASGVDVEWAIAAAALVVIIYTMYGGLMADVVTDAVQGIALIIGLLLLLFFVLEAGGGFEASIAHIQPERLSLFGAGENAWAGKIEQWAIPICGSVLSQELVARVLASRSPEVAQKACIHGGLLYLAVGLIPVFIGLLGFQLVPELAEPEQILPHLAREHLNTFLYIVFAGALISAILSTVDSALLAASALVSHNLIVPAVKTISDQSKVKIARILVMVCGIIAFVLALHAERVYTLVEEASAFGSAGIFIVVVFGLFTRFGGSLSAAVTLLTGMSTWIIGHHFMDIGTPYLMSLAVALASYVLVGFFETRRVERRLMFKRNDFNF; encoded by the coding sequence TCGCGCCGTATCGTCAGCGAAAGCGATTATCTGTTGGCCGGACGCAGCCTTGGTCCGGGCATGGCCAGTCTGAGCGTATTTGCGACCTGGTTCGGCGCCGAAACCTGCATAGGCGCGGCCGGCTCCGTCTATGAAAGCGGCCTGTCGGGCGCGACCATCGACCCGTTCGGCTATACCGTTTGCCTGGTGCTGATGGGCACGGTATTCGCCGTGCATTTATGGCGGCGCAACCTGACCACGCTGGCCGACCTTTTTGAGCAGCGCTATTCGGCCAGAATCCAAAGCTTGGCCGTATGGCTGATCGCGCCGACCTCGGTCATGTGGGCGGCCGCGCAGATCCGCGCGTTCGGGCAGGTATTGTCGTCCGCATCGGGGGTTGACGTGGAATGGGCCATTGCCGCCGCGGCACTGGTTGTGATTATCTATACCATGTACGGCGGTCTGATGGCCGATGTCGTGACCGATGCCGTGCAGGGTATCGCGTTGATTATCGGCTTATTGCTGCTGCTGTTTTTTGTGCTGGAGGCCGGCGGCGGGTTCGAGGCATCCATAGCGCATATTCAGCCTGAGCGGCTCAGTCTGTTCGGTGCAGGGGAGAACGCATGGGCTGGTAAAATTGAGCAGTGGGCCATTCCGATCTGCGGATCTGTTTTGTCGCAGGAGCTCGTGGCGCGCGTGCTGGCCAGCCGCTCGCCCGAAGTGGCGCAAAAAGCCTGCATCCATGGCGGCTTGCTGTACCTGGCCGTGGGCCTGATTCCGGTTTTCATCGGTCTGCTCGGTTTTCAACTGGTGCCGGAACTGGCAGAGCCCGAGCAGATACTGCCGCACCTGGCCCGCGAGCATCTCAATACGTTTTTATACATCGTTTTCGCCGGCGCGCTGATCTCGGCCATTCTGTCGACGGTCGACAGCGCCTTGCTGGCGGCCTCGGCCCTGGTGTCTCATAATCTGATCGTGCCGGCCGTCAAGACGATCAGCGACCAGAGCAAGGTCAAAATCGCGCGGATCCTGGTCATGGTGTGCGGCATCATCGCCTTTGTGCTGGCACTGCATGCCGAGCGTGTCTATACACTGGTGGAAGAGGCATCGGCATTCGGCAGCGCCGGCATTTTCATCGTCGTCGTTTTCGGCCTGTTCACGCGCTTCGGCGGCAGTTTGAGCGCTGCCGTGACGCTGTTGACCGGCATGTCGACGTGGATAATCGGCCACCATTTCATGGATATCGGCACGCCTTACCTGATGTCCCTGGCCGTGGCGCTGGCCAGCTATGTACTGGTGGGATTTTTTGAAACTCGGCGGGTCGAGCGCAGATTGATGTTTAAACGGAACGACTTCAATTTTTAA
- a CDS encoding exosortase system-associated protein, TIGR04073 family produces the protein MKKLRVYLMVIFTALTVLSFPDAHAQSSAQKFGRGLAGMTCGFLEIPGNIVQETRTQGAVGVPIGLAKGLGMFVARELVGVYEFISSPFPAPAGYRPILQPEYPWDYFE, from the coding sequence ATGAAAAAGTTACGCGTTTATCTAATGGTGATATTTACAGCGCTGACCGTGTTGTCATTTCCTGATGCGCATGCACAATCATCTGCGCAGAAATTCGGCCGCGGTCTGGCGGGCATGACTTGCGGTTTTCTTGAGATACCAGGCAATATCGTGCAGGAAACGCGGACCCAAGGCGCGGTCGGCGTACCCATCGGCCTGGCGAAGGGATTGGGCATGTTTGTGGCTCGCGAACTGGTAGGCGTTTATGAGTTCATTTCCTCACCGTTCCCGGCACCGGCGGGTTACCGGCCTATTTTACAGCCTGAGTATCCTTGGGATTACTTTGAATAA
- a CDS encoding NAD-dependent epimerase/dehydratase family protein, whose product MVNKTANAAKDIVVITGIAGFLGQALSKALAQHYLIVGLDRGAAQSKFPDFIDLDLTSDSAVEKALNDVRQHHGTRIASVVHLAGYYDFTGEPHPLYESVNVKGTRRLLRALQGFDVEQFIYASTMLVHAPTEPGIPITEDSPLQPKWAYPQSKLETEKVVINEHGAIPYVLARIAGVYTDNVLPPTLANQIQRIYERQFTSRFFAGEISHGQSFIHIDDLIEAIVRMVRQRKQLPAELKLLVGEPLTMGYEALQNEIGYLIHGEIWPTETLPKMLAKFGAGLQAQMEIAIPDSIDKGEKPFIKPFMVDLADDHYELDISRARKLLNWEPRHSLRDALPAIVASLKADPLNWYKRNKLTAPEWVETMTAEPEPAEHLLHEYNQSWRNTHRENLWAHFLNMALGTWLMTSPPILNYRDDTMAVNDLVAGALVLVFGALSLSRRMAWARFANAAVGLWLLFAPLVFWTPSASAYLNDTLVGSLVIGFSMLVRPMLGIGLIASMKGPDVPPGWDYNPSSWMQRVPIIFLAFIGLYISRYLAAYQLGHIPDAWDPYFGDGTERVITSDVSKAWPIPDAGLGAVTYLLEILTGIIGGRDRWRTMPWLVILFGVMIVPLGAVSIFFIIIQPILIGTWCTLCLVAAAAMLIQIPYSVDELIATGQFLAERHRKGKSVILAFLRGDTMEDGRKTEPDNFEGSPWTIIKDMVGGGVNLPWSLVLSTAIGIWLMCTRLIFGTQGEQANSDHLIGALVVTISITALAESARPARLVNVLLAFALMAAPLMLEGGSTLADWSGVAAALLLIAASIPRGRIENRYGSWSRYLV is encoded by the coding sequence ATGGTTAACAAGACTGCGAACGCCGCGAAAGACATTGTTGTGATTACCGGCATCGCCGGCTTCCTCGGCCAGGCGCTGAGCAAGGCGCTGGCGCAGCATTACCTCATTGTCGGCCTTGACCGAGGTGCCGCCCAGTCAAAGTTTCCGGACTTTATCGATCTGGACCTGACCTCGGACAGCGCCGTTGAAAAAGCCCTGAATGACGTGCGTCAGCATCATGGAACACGCATCGCCTCGGTTGTGCATCTGGCCGGCTACTACGATTTCACCGGCGAGCCACACCCGTTGTACGAGAGCGTCAATGTCAAGGGAACCCGGCGCTTGCTGCGCGCATTGCAGGGCTTTGACGTCGAACAGTTCATTTATGCCAGCACGATGCTCGTGCATGCGCCCACCGAACCCGGCATACCTATTACGGAAGACTCGCCGCTACAGCCCAAATGGGCTTATCCGCAGTCGAAACTGGAAACTGAAAAGGTTGTTATCAACGAGCACGGCGCTATCCCTTATGTATTGGCCCGCATTGCCGGCGTCTATACCGATAACGTATTGCCGCCAACACTGGCGAATCAGATACAGCGGATCTATGAACGCCAGTTCACAAGCCGGTTTTTTGCAGGCGAAATCTCGCACGGCCAGTCGTTCATTCATATCGACGACCTGATCGAAGCCATTGTGCGCATGGTCCGGCAACGCAAGCAACTGCCTGCCGAGCTCAAACTGCTCGTGGGCGAGCCGTTGACGATGGGTTATGAGGCGCTGCAAAACGAAATCGGCTACCTGATCCACGGGGAAATATGGCCGACCGAAACGCTGCCGAAAATGCTGGCCAAGTTCGGCGCCGGCTTGCAGGCGCAGATGGAGATCGCGATACCGGATTCGATAGACAAAGGCGAAAAACCCTTCATCAAACCGTTCATGGTGGACCTGGCCGACGATCATTATGAACTGGATATCTCCAGGGCCAGAAAATTGCTCAATTGGGAGCCCCGGCATTCATTGCGCGATGCGCTGCCGGCGATTGTGGCTTCGCTCAAGGCCGATCCGTTGAACTGGTACAAGCGCAACAAACTGACGGCGCCTGAATGGGTCGAGACCATGACCGCCGAACCCGAACCGGCCGAGCATCTGCTGCATGAATATAATCAGTCATGGCGCAACACGCACCGAGAAAATCTGTGGGCGCATTTTCTGAACATGGCTCTAGGCACTTGGCTCATGACCAGCCCGCCTATACTGAATTATCGGGACGATACCATGGCCGTCAACGATCTGGTCGCCGGCGCGCTGGTGCTGGTGTTCGGCGCGCTGTCGCTGTCGCGGCGCATGGCGTGGGCGCGTTTTGCCAATGCAGCCGTCGGGCTATGGCTGCTGTTCGCGCCGCTGGTGTTCTGGACGCCGAGCGCTTCGGCTTATCTGAACGATACGCTGGTCGGCTCTCTCGTAATCGGCTTTTCAATGCTGGTTCGCCCCATGCTGGGCATCGGCCTCATCGCCAGCATGAAAGGTCCCGACGTTCCGCCCGGCTGGGATTACAACCCGTCATCATGGATGCAGCGCGTGCCGATCATTTTCCTGGCCTTTATCGGACTCTACATCTCGCGCTATCTGGCCGCCTATCAATTGGGCCATATACCCGACGCCTGGGACCCTTACTTCGGCGATGGCACCGAACGCGTCATCACGTCCGATGTTTCCAAGGCCTGGCCCATACCCGACGCTGGCCTCGGCGCCGTGACTTATCTGCTGGAAATACTGACCGGCATCATCGGCGGGCGCGACCGCTGGCGCACGATGCCCTGGCTGGTCATTCTGTTCGGCGTCATGATCGTGCCGTTAGGCGCCGTCAGCATTTTCTTCATCATCATCCAGCCCATCCTGATCGGTACCTGGTGCACGCTGTGCCTGGTAGCGGCCGCGGCCATGCTGATCCAGATTCCCTATTCGGTCGATGAACTGATCGCCACGGGCCAGTTTCTGGCCGAACGCCACCGCAAAGGCAAGTCGGTCATTCTGGCGTTCCTGCGCGGCGACACGATGGAAGATGGCCGCAAGACCGAACCCGATAATTTCGAAGGCTCGCCCTGGACTATCATCAAGGACATGGTCGGCGGCGGCGTCAATCTGCCCTGGTCGCTGGTGCTGAGCACGGCTATCGGCATCTGGCTGATGTGCACGCGGCTGATTTTCGGAACGCAAGGCGAACAGGCTAACAGCGACCATCTGATCGGCGCGCTCGTGGTGACGATTTCCATCACGGCGTTGGCCGAATCGGCGCGTCCGGCACGCCTTGTCAACGTGCTGCTAGCCTTTGCCCTGATGGCCGCGCCGTTGATGCTGGAGGGCGGCAGTACCCTTGCCGACTGGTCGGGGGTTGCGGCGGCGCTGTTGTTGATTGCAGCCAGCATACCGCGCGGCAGGATCGAAAACAGGTATGGCAGTTGGAGCCGGTATTTGGTTTAA
- a CDS encoding cation transporter, whose amino-acid sequence MMSGCCDDNCSLDRLRERQRGTLQIVLGINAVMFFVIVAAALYGNSTALLADSLDNLGDALTYGLSLYAVSRSTAVKAKVALFKGGLIFLAAVAVAAQIVYKFFVPSLPVFEVMGAFSVLGLAANSLCLFLLWRHRREDVNMSSVWECSRNDIVSNLSVFAAAGAVWLTGSGWPDIAVALGLVFFLMRSAIRVISSAMAEIAR is encoded by the coding sequence ATGATGAGTGGTTGTTGTGACGATAATTGTTCTTTAGACCGACTGCGCGAGCGGCAGCGCGGAACGTTGCAGATCGTTCTCGGCATCAATGCCGTCATGTTCTTTGTTATCGTCGCTGCGGCCCTTTATGGCAATTCGACCGCACTGCTGGCTGACAGCCTTGATAACCTTGGAGACGCATTGACATACGGTCTTAGCCTCTACGCAGTTTCTAGGAGCACAGCCGTTAAGGCCAAAGTCGCTCTGTTCAAGGGCGGACTTATTTTTCTTGCCGCTGTCGCCGTGGCCGCTCAAATTGTTTACAAATTTTTTGTTCCGAGCCTGCCCGTCTTCGAGGTGATGGGTGCGTTCAGTGTTCTTGGCCTTGCCGCAAATTCGCTCTGTCTTTTTCTGTTATGGCGGCATCGCCGCGAAGATGTGAACATGAGTTCGGTATGGGAGTGTTCGAGAAACGATATCGTATCCAATCTCTCGGTTTTTGCAGCGGCCGGCGCCGTCTGGCTCACCGGTTCAGGCTGGCCTGATATCGCGGTTGCGCTGGGGCTGGTGTTTTTTCTGATGCGCTCGGCTATCCGTGTTATTTCTTCGGCCATGGCAGAAATCGCTCGGTGA